The Mycolicibacterium mageritense genome contains a region encoding:
- the dusB gene encoding tRNA dihydrouridine synthase DusB, whose translation MRIGPFALPSPVVLAPMAGVTNVAFRTLCRELEIARAGTVSGLYVCEMVTARALVERHPVTMHMTTFAPDESPRSLQLYTVDPETTFRAAKMIADEGLADHIDMNFGCPVPKVTKRGGGAALPYKRRLFGQIVAAAVRGVAGTDIPVTVKFRVGIDDAHHTHLDAGRIAAEEGAAAVALHARTASQRYSGTADWNQIAALKAHVTSVPVLGNGDIFEADDALAMMAATGCDGVVIGRGCLGRPWLFAELSAAFTGREIPTPPTLGEVADIVRRHGELLSAHFGEDKGMRDIRKHVAWYLHGFPAGADLRRALALVKTLRELDELLDQVDRDAPFPPAAGGPRGRQGSAASVSLPEGWLDDPDDCAVPAGADVMHSGG comes from the coding sequence CTGCGGATCGGGCCGTTCGCGTTGCCCAGTCCCGTCGTGCTCGCCCCGATGGCCGGGGTGACCAACGTCGCGTTCCGCACGCTGTGCCGCGAACTCGAGATCGCCAGGGCCGGAACCGTGAGCGGTCTGTATGTGTGTGAGATGGTCACCGCGCGCGCCCTGGTCGAGCGCCATCCGGTGACCATGCACATGACGACGTTCGCCCCCGACGAATCGCCGCGCTCGCTGCAGCTCTACACCGTCGACCCGGAGACCACGTTCCGTGCGGCCAAGATGATCGCCGACGAGGGGTTGGCCGACCACATCGACATGAACTTCGGCTGCCCGGTGCCCAAGGTCACCAAGCGCGGCGGCGGTGCGGCCCTGCCGTACAAGCGCCGGCTGTTCGGCCAGATCGTCGCGGCCGCCGTGCGCGGCGTCGCGGGCACGGACATCCCGGTGACTGTCAAGTTCCGGGTCGGCATCGACGACGCTCACCACACGCATCTCGACGCGGGCCGCATCGCCGCCGAAGAGGGCGCAGCCGCTGTCGCGCTGCACGCCCGCACAGCGTCGCAGCGTTACTCCGGCACGGCCGACTGGAACCAGATCGCGGCGCTCAAGGCGCACGTCACGAGCGTCCCGGTGCTGGGCAACGGCGACATCTTCGAAGCCGACGACGCGCTGGCCATGATGGCTGCCACCGGGTGCGACGGCGTCGTGATCGGCCGGGGCTGCCTGGGCAGGCCGTGGCTGTTCGCCGAGCTGTCCGCGGCGTTCACCGGACGAGAAATCCCCACACCGCCGACGCTCGGCGAGGTCGCCGACATCGTCCGCCGCCACGGCGAGCTGCTCAGCGCGCACTTCGGTGAGGACAAGGGCATGCGCGACATCCGCAAGCACGTGGCCTGGTACCTGCACGGCTTCCCCGCGGGCGCCGACCTGCGCCGTGCCCTGGCGTTGGTCAAAACTTTGCGAGAACTCGACGAGTTGCTCGATCAGGTGGATCGTGACGCGCCGTTCCCGCCCGCGGCAGGTGGCCCGAGGGGCAGGCAGGGGTCTGCCGCGTCGGTGTCGCTGCCCGAAGGCTGGCTCGACGATCCCGACGATTGCGCGGTGCCCGCGGGAGCCGATGTCATGCACTCCGGCGGGTGA
- a CDS encoding LCP family protein, translating into MSDGDNATPGRRRHRAPEDESDNQWLTRSPQPLPGAAPWERLDHLDNLDYGYPEQPTATPEQPSGNHTDGVTVADLIAKMSGDGAEPALRPRRRRAEPEPEPEQDPEPAYEYPFTPEQAFAPDYSEYAAEPEYVTEPESEPEFEPEYVAETEPEPAEPEYEYEFVAAPVPEPTEVIPAVSEPDEDAQATEVIPAVSGIDDDADLDHARPAHAVWRAGRVPPARAARRAPADPPTEITPLVVPRHSRAMLAGRVAAALIAVLTLVLTGSAWQWQSSKNNLLNKVSALDPNSRDIVDANAQFGDENFLIVGVDSRFGENAGMGAGGTEDAGGARSDTIMLVNIPANRERVVAVSFPRDLAINPIECEPWNPETAQYGPLYDEETGTYGPDTVYTESKLNSAFAFGGPKCLVKVIQKMSGLYINRFMAVDFAGFAKMVDALGGVEVCSTTPLEDYELGTVLPNAGRQMVDGHTALNYVRARQVTTEFNGDYGRIKRQQLFLSSLLRSLISKDTFFSLNKLNNVVNMFIQDSFVDNIKTKDLVDLGQSVQGVNAGRITFVTVPTVGYADEYGNETPRTDDMKALFDAIINDDPLPGEKNADNTPVPGTPESTAASPHDQAAQSESPSTVTETPAPAEPGAAELVNAVTTDPQHITVQVSNSTGQSGLAATAATELQQHGFQVSTPDDYPGQLPATTVFFSPGNEEAAATVASSFANPTIERVNGMGDTVQVVLGSDFNAVNAPTPSGSPVQVHVVHGSSTQPTHLPDDLAVTNAADTTCE; encoded by the coding sequence ATGAGTGACGGTGACAACGCCACTCCTGGTCGCCGACGCCACCGAGCCCCCGAGGACGAGTCGGACAACCAATGGCTTACCCGATCGCCGCAACCATTGCCAGGAGCCGCGCCGTGGGAACGTCTAGATCATCTCGATAACCTCGATTACGGGTATCCCGAGCAGCCCACAGCCACGCCCGAGCAGCCGTCGGGAAACCACACCGACGGTGTCACCGTCGCCGACCTGATCGCCAAGATGTCGGGTGACGGCGCCGAGCCCGCCCTGCGGCCCCGCCGCCGGCGCGCCGAACCTGAACCCGAACCGGAGCAGGACCCCGAGCCCGCCTACGAATACCCGTTCACACCCGAGCAGGCATTCGCGCCGGACTATTCGGAGTACGCCGCCGAGCCGGAGTACGTCACCGAGCCGGAGTCGGAACCGGAGTTCGAACCCGAGTACGTGGCCGAGACCGAACCCGAACCGGCCGAGCCGGAGTACGAGTACGAGTTCGTCGCCGCGCCCGTCCCCGAACCGACCGAGGTCATCCCCGCAGTATCGGAGCCCGACGAGGACGCGCAAGCCACCGAGGTCATCCCGGCCGTTTCGGGCATCGACGACGACGCCGACTTGGACCACGCGCGCCCGGCACACGCCGTGTGGCGGGCCGGCCGCGTGCCGCCCGCTCGTGCGGCCCGCCGCGCGCCCGCCGATCCGCCGACCGAGATCACCCCGCTGGTCGTGCCGCGCCACAGCAGGGCCATGCTCGCCGGCCGCGTCGCCGCGGCTTTGATCGCGGTGCTGACGCTCGTGCTGACCGGCAGCGCGTGGCAATGGCAGTCGTCGAAGAACAACCTGCTCAACAAGGTCTCCGCGCTCGATCCCAACTCACGTGACATCGTCGACGCCAACGCCCAGTTCGGCGACGAGAACTTCCTGATCGTCGGCGTGGACAGCCGCTTCGGCGAGAACGCGGGCATGGGCGCGGGCGGCACCGAGGACGCCGGCGGCGCCCGGTCGGACACCATCATGCTGGTGAACATCCCGGCCAACCGGGAACGCGTCGTCGCGGTGTCGTTTCCGCGCGACCTCGCGATCAATCCGATCGAGTGCGAACCGTGGAACCCTGAGACCGCGCAGTACGGCCCGCTGTACGACGAGGAGACCGGCACCTACGGCCCCGACACGGTCTACACCGAGAGCAAGCTGAACTCCGCGTTCGCGTTCGGTGGCCCGAAATGCCTGGTGAAGGTCATCCAGAAGATGTCGGGCCTGTACATCAACCGCTTCATGGCGGTCGACTTCGCCGGCTTCGCCAAGATGGTCGACGCGCTCGGCGGGGTCGAGGTGTGTTCGACGACGCCGCTGGAGGACTACGAGCTGGGCACCGTGCTGCCGAACGCCGGCAGGCAGATGGTCGACGGGCACACCGCGCTGAACTATGTGCGGGCCCGCCAGGTCACGACGGAGTTCAACGGCGACTATGGCCGCATCAAACGCCAGCAGCTGTTCCTGTCCTCTCTGTTGAGATCGCTGATCTCCAAGGACACGTTCTTCTCGCTGAACAAGCTCAACAACGTCGTCAACATGTTCATCCAGGACAGCTTCGTCGACAACATCAAGACCAAGGATCTGGTGGATCTCGGCCAGTCCGTGCAGGGCGTGAACGCGGGCCGGATCACGTTCGTGACGGTGCCGACAGTGGGGTACGCCGACGAGTACGGCAACGAGACGCCGCGCACCGATGACATGAAGGCGCTGTTCGACGCGATCATCAACGACGATCCGCTGCCGGGCGAGAAGAATGCCGACAACACCCCGGTTCCCGGAACGCCCGAGTCGACGGCGGCCTCGCCGCACGATCAGGCCGCGCAGTCGGAGAGTCCATCGACTGTCACCGAGACCCCCGCACCCGCGGAACCCGGAGCCGCCGAGCTGGTCAACGCCGTCACGACCGACCCGCAGCACATCACGGTCCAGGTGTCGAACTCGACCGGCCAGAGCGGCCTGGCCGCGACCGCGGCCACCGAGCTGCAGCAGCACGGCTTCCAGGTCTCCACGCCCGACGACTATCCCGGCCAATTGCCCGCCACCACGGTGTTCTTCTCCCCCGGCAACGAGGAGGCCGCCGCGACCGTGGCGTCGTCGTTCGCCAACCCGACCATCGAGCGGGTGAACGGCATGGGCGACACCGTGCAGGTGGTGCTCGGTTCCGATTTCAACGCGGTCAACGCGCCGACGCCGAGCGGATCACCCGTGCAGGTACACGTGGTGCACGGCTCCAGCACCCAGCCGACGCATCTGCCGGACGACCTGGCCGTCACCAACGCGGCCGACACGACCTGCGAATAA
- the phoU gene encoding phosphate signaling complex protein PhoU: MRTQYHEQLDSLTDQLGAMCELAGTAMERATQALLQADLVLAEQVITDHDQMTALSSKAEESAFVLLALQAPVAGDLRSVVGSIQIVADVDRMGALALHVAKIARRRHPQHALPEEVNGYFAEMGRVAVELGHAAREVLVTRDPEKAARIQEEDDAMDDLHRHLFTVLMDREWKYGVTSAVDVTLLSRFYERFADHAVEVARRVIFQVTGRYPDGETVTAQQ; this comes from the coding sequence ATGCGTACCCAGTACCACGAACAATTGGATTCCCTGACGGATCAACTCGGCGCGATGTGCGAGTTGGCGGGTACCGCGATGGAGCGTGCCACCCAGGCCCTGCTGCAGGCCGACCTGGTGCTGGCCGAGCAGGTCATCACCGACCATGACCAGATGACGGCGTTGAGCTCCAAGGCCGAGGAATCCGCGTTCGTGCTGCTGGCCTTGCAGGCCCCGGTGGCCGGGGATCTGCGTTCGGTGGTCGGCTCGATCCAGATCGTGGCCGACGTGGACCGGATGGGCGCGTTGGCCCTGCATGTCGCCAAGATCGCCCGTCGTCGGCACCCGCAGCACGCGCTGCCCGAGGAAGTCAACGGCTATTTCGCCGAAATGGGCCGGGTCGCAGTCGAATTGGGCCACGCTGCGCGTGAGGTTCTGGTCACTCGGGATCCCGAGAAGGCCGCCAGGATCCAAGAAGAGGACGATGCGATGGACGATCTGCACCGTCACCTCTTCACGGTGCTCATGGACCGCGAGTGGAAGTACGGCGTCACCTCGGCGGTCGACGTGACGCTGCTGAGCCGGTTCTACGAGCGGTTCGCCGACCACGCCGTCGAGGTGGCCCGCCGGGTCATCTTCCAGGTGACCGGCCGGTACCCCGACGGCGAAACCGTCACGGCCCAGCAGTGA
- a CDS encoding MarR family winged helix-turn-helix transcriptional regulator: MKTKLELIDAITELIGVVGDRFDGDDDGDAERDFIAGRLPARLEATARELPTLSMHLLAAIADGPVSVVGLAARSGQLKGTVSKHVHRLVEANLVSRNPIPGNRKEVELVLTPDGKRVADVHRQLHDEMNGGFRDFLRRYSSAELQVLVKVLGDLAAASKDGIRLVAADQAPITAGP, from the coding sequence ATGAAAACCAAGCTCGAGCTGATCGACGCCATCACCGAGCTCATCGGTGTGGTCGGAGACAGGTTCGACGGTGACGACGACGGTGACGCCGAACGCGACTTCATCGCAGGCAGGCTGCCGGCCCGGCTGGAGGCCACGGCGAGGGAACTGCCGACGCTGTCGATGCACCTGCTGGCGGCCATCGCCGACGGTCCGGTGAGCGTGGTCGGGCTGGCCGCCAGGTCCGGGCAGCTCAAGGGCACCGTGTCCAAGCACGTGCACCGCCTGGTCGAGGCAAACCTGGTCTCCCGCAACCCGATTCCCGGAAACCGCAAAGAGGTCGAGCTCGTGCTCACGCCCGACGGCAAACGTGTCGCCGACGTACACCGGCAGCTGCACGACGAGATGAACGGCGGCTTCCGGGATTTCCTGAGGCGCTACAGCAGCGCCGAATTACAGGTACTGGTAAAGGTCTTGGGTGACCTCGCGGCCGCCAGCAAGGACGGCATCCGGTTGGTGGCGGCCGATCAGGCCCCGATCACTGCTGGGCCGTGA
- a CDS encoding quinone oxidoreductase family protein, with product MLAAVVNEWGAVPAYAEFPEPQPRDGAEVADVEAAALTNLTRGLVSGKHYASKEIQLPAIPGVDGVARLADGRRVYTGALGSQGTMAQRTLVDPAGAVEVPAGLDSVTAAAIPNPGVSAWLALSHAAAVTPGAHVLILGATGVTGSMAAQLAKTEFGAGRVVVAGRDRGRLDWLRSAGADDVIALGTEELGERVTALHAERPFDAVLDYLWGEPAATTLTALAASHSAAHYHATRFVQIGSMAGPTLPLDAGVLRGTGITLCGVGIGSIPPDALVQARTEGLARLFALVAAGELELRTVARPLAEVADAWTAAEPSGTRVVLTP from the coding sequence ATGTTGGCCGCGGTCGTCAACGAGTGGGGCGCCGTCCCCGCCTACGCCGAATTCCCCGAACCACAGCCGCGCGACGGCGCCGAGGTGGCCGATGTCGAGGCCGCCGCCCTGACCAATCTCACGCGCGGCCTGGTATCAGGAAAGCACTACGCCAGCAAGGAAATTCAGCTGCCCGCCATCCCCGGCGTGGACGGTGTGGCGCGCCTCGCCGACGGCCGTCGGGTGTACACCGGAGCGTTGGGCTCACAGGGCACCATGGCGCAGCGCACGCTGGTCGATCCGGCCGGCGCGGTCGAGGTGCCCGCCGGCCTCGATTCGGTCACCGCCGCCGCGATCCCCAATCCCGGCGTCTCGGCGTGGCTGGCCCTGTCGCACGCCGCGGCCGTCACACCTGGCGCGCACGTGTTGATCCTGGGCGCCACCGGGGTCACCGGCTCGATGGCCGCCCAGCTCGCCAAGACCGAGTTCGGTGCGGGCCGCGTGGTGGTCGCGGGCCGCGACCGCGGACGGCTCGACTGGCTGCGCTCGGCGGGTGCCGACGACGTGATCGCCCTGGGCACAGAGGAATTGGGTGAGCGTGTCACCGCATTGCATGCCGAGCGCCCGTTCGACGCGGTGCTCGACTATCTGTGGGGTGAGCCCGCCGCGACGACGCTGACCGCGCTGGCGGCGAGCCACTCCGCCGCGCACTATCACGCCACCCGGTTCGTGCAGATCGGTTCGATGGCAGGCCCGACGCTGCCACTGGACGCGGGCGTGCTGCGCGGTACCGGTATCACGCTGTGCGGCGTGGGCATCGGCAGCATCCCGCCCGACGCGCTCGTGCAGGCCCGCACCGAGGGCTTGGCGCGCCTGTTCGCACTGGTGGCGGCCGGTGAGCTCGAACTCCGCACGGTGGCGCGGCCACTGGCCGAGGTCGCCGACGCGTGGACCGCCGCCGAACCCTCCGGCACCCGCGTGGTGTTGACCCCCTAG
- the pstB gene encoding phosphate ABC transporter ATP-binding protein PstB, producing MAKRLDLKDVNIYYGSFHAVADVALSVQPRSVTAFIGPSGCGKSTVLRTLNRMHEVIPGARVEGSVLLDGEDIYGAGVDPVGVRKTIGMVFQRPNPFPTMSIRDNVVAGLKLQGVRNKKTLDEVAERSLQGANLWNEVKDRLDKPGGGLSGGQQQRLCIARAIAVQPDVLLMDEPCSALDPISTLAIEDLIATLKLDYTIVIVTHNMQQAARVSDQTAFFNLEATGKPGRLIEIDDTEKIFSNPSKKATEDYISGRFG from the coding sequence ATGGCCAAGCGGCTGGATCTCAAAGACGTCAACATCTACTACGGCTCGTTCCACGCGGTGGCCGACGTCGCGCTGTCGGTGCAGCCGCGCAGCGTGACGGCGTTCATCGGCCCGTCCGGATGCGGCAAGTCGACCGTACTGCGCACGCTCAACCGCATGCACGAGGTCATCCCCGGTGCGCGGGTCGAGGGTTCGGTGCTGCTCGACGGTGAGGACATCTACGGCGCCGGGGTCGACCCCGTGGGCGTGCGCAAGACCATCGGCATGGTGTTCCAGCGGCCGAACCCGTTCCCCACCATGTCGATTCGGGACAATGTGGTGGCGGGCCTGAAGCTGCAGGGCGTGCGCAACAAGAAGACCCTCGACGAGGTGGCGGAGCGCTCGCTGCAGGGCGCCAACCTGTGGAACGAGGTCAAGGACCGGCTGGACAAGCCCGGTGGCGGGCTCTCGGGTGGTCAGCAGCAACGGTTGTGCATCGCCCGCGCCATCGCCGTGCAGCCCGACGTGCTGCTGATGGACGAGCCGTGCTCCGCGCTCGACCCGATCTCGACGCTGGCGATCGAGGATCTCATCGCGACGCTCAAGCTCGATTACACCATCGTCATCGTCACGCACAACATGCAGCAGGCCGCGCGCGTGAGCGATCAGACCGCGTTCTTCAATCTCGAAGCCACCGGCAAGCCCGGCCGGCTGATCGAGATCGACGACACCGAGAAGATCTTCTCCAACCCCAGCAAGAAGGCGACCGAGGACTACATCTCGGGCCGTTTCGGCTGA